One part of the Bradyrhizobium sp. CB1650 genome encodes these proteins:
- a CDS encoding bifunctional transaldolase/phosoglucose isomerase: MNPVKELEKHGQAVWLDFLARGFVAKGDLKRLIDTDGVKGVTSNPSIFEKAIGSSDEYDASIGTALKRGDRTVAELFETVAVEDIQNAADVLRPVYDSLKGHDGYVSLEVSPYLAMDTAGTVAEARHLWREVNRKNLMVKVPATPEGLPAIKQLTGEGISINITLLFSRAVYLEVAEAYLAGLEKYVADGGDPSHVASVASFFVSRIDTMVDKQLDEKIARANDPSEKERLAALKGKIAIANAKVAYQDYKRLFSGPRWEKLAAKGAKPQRMLWASTGTKNKDYSDVLYVEGLIGPNTINTMPPATLDAFRDHGKLRDSLEENVDDARAVLEELERSGISLDAITEELVKDGVKQFADAADKLYGAVAHKRATVLGPALDRQHLSLGDGLGKAVTKSTEEWRASAKIRRLWQRDKSVWTGADEDKWLGWLDSAAQADVADYEDYANRVKGQKFSDAVVLGMGGSSLGPEVLAETFARKSGFPKLHVLDSTDPAQVRAMEASIDIANTVFIVSSKSGGTTEPNAMKDYFHERVARAVGSSVKTGHRFIAVTDPGSSLEKAAKQLGYARTFHGEPSIGGRYSVLSPFGLVPAATAGIDVKTLIKHALSMVRSCGPDVPPQQNPGVQLGLAMGLAGLEGRDKVTILSSKKIADFGAWAEQLIAESTGKEGKGLIPIDGEPLGDPSTYGNDRFFIDIRTEGEADADHDAKLTALEQAGHPVVRIVMKSIDHLGQEFFRFEMATAVAGSILGINPFDQPDVEAAKSKTRELTAAFEKTGALPAEEPVVRTDEADLYTDEANAAALRAAGANGDLTSWLKAHLSRSNHGDYVALLGYIARDKATIDALQAMRLEVREKRHVATCAEFGPRFLHSTGQAYKGGPDSGVFLQITADDAKDLAVPGQKASFGVIKAAQARGDFDVLTERGRRALRVHLKGGLKKGLAALNAALSDALN; encoded by the coding sequence ATGAATCCCGTCAAAGAACTGGAAAAGCACGGACAGGCCGTCTGGCTGGACTTTCTGGCCCGCGGCTTCGTCGCCAAGGGCGACCTGAAGCGGTTGATCGACACCGATGGCGTCAAGGGAGTGACTTCCAACCCGTCGATCTTCGAGAAGGCGATCGGCAGCTCGGACGAATACGACGCCTCGATCGGCACGGCGCTCAAGCGCGGCGACCGGACGGTGGCCGAATTGTTCGAGACCGTTGCGGTCGAGGACATCCAGAACGCCGCCGACGTGCTCCGCCCGGTCTATGACAGCCTCAAGGGCCATGACGGCTACGTCAGCCTGGAGGTCTCGCCCTACCTCGCGATGGACACCGCGGGTACGGTCGCCGAGGCGCGACACCTCTGGAGGGAGGTCAATCGCAAGAACTTGATGGTCAAGGTGCCGGCAACGCCGGAGGGCCTGCCGGCCATCAAGCAGCTCACCGGCGAGGGCATCAGCATCAACATCACGCTGTTGTTCTCCAGGGCGGTCTATCTGGAGGTCGCCGAGGCCTATCTTGCCGGTCTCGAAAAATACGTCGCCGACGGCGGCGATCCGTCGCACGTGGCGAGTGTCGCGAGCTTCTTCGTCAGCCGGATCGACACGATGGTCGACAAGCAGCTCGACGAGAAGATTGCACGCGCCAACGACCCCAGCGAAAAGGAGCGGCTCGCTGCGCTGAAGGGCAAGATCGCGATCGCCAATGCCAAAGTCGCCTACCAGGACTACAAGCGCCTGTTCTCGGGCCCGCGGTGGGAGAAGCTCGCCGCCAAGGGGGCCAAGCCGCAGCGGATGCTGTGGGCATCCACCGGAACCAAGAACAAGGACTACAGCGACGTCCTCTACGTCGAAGGGCTGATCGGCCCGAACACCATCAACACGATGCCGCCGGCTACGCTGGATGCGTTCCGCGACCACGGCAAGCTCCGCGACAGCCTGGAGGAGAATGTCGACGACGCGAGGGCCGTGCTGGAGGAGCTGGAGCGCTCGGGCATCTCGCTCGACGCGATCACCGAAGAGCTCGTCAAGGACGGCGTGAAGCAGTTCGCCGACGCTGCCGACAAGCTCTACGGCGCAGTCGCCCACAAGCGGGCCACCGTGCTCGGGCCAGCACTCGACCGTCAGCACTTGTCGCTCGGCGACGGGCTCGGCAAGGCCGTGACCAAGAGCACTGAAGAGTGGCGCGCGTCTGCCAAGATCCGCAGGCTGTGGCAGCGCGACAAGTCGGTCTGGACCGGTGCCGATGAAGACAAATGGCTCGGCTGGCTCGACAGCGCGGCTCAGGCCGACGTCGCGGACTATGAAGACTATGCGAACCGCGTGAAGGGCCAGAAATTTTCGGACGCCGTCGTGCTCGGTATGGGCGGCTCGAGCCTCGGGCCAGAGGTGCTGGCCGAGACGTTCGCACGGAAGTCCGGCTTCCCGAAGCTGCATGTGCTGGATTCCACCGATCCGGCACAGGTGCGGGCGATGGAGGCCAGCATCGACATCGCCAACACCGTATTCATCGTCTCCAGCAAGTCCGGCGGCACCACCGAGCCGAACGCGATGAAGGATTACTTCCACGAGCGCGTCGCTCGAGCCGTCGGCTCGTCCGTCAAGACCGGCCATCGCTTCATCGCGGTGACCGATCCCGGCTCGTCGCTGGAGAAGGCGGCCAAGCAGCTCGGCTACGCCCGCACCTTCCATGGCGAGCCCTCGATCGGCGGACGCTACTCGGTGCTCTCGCCCTTCGGCCTCGTGCCGGCGGCCACCGCGGGCATCGACGTCAAAACCCTGATCAAGCACGCGCTCTCGATGGTGCGCTCGTGCGGGCCGGACGTGCCACCGCAGCAAAATCCGGGCGTGCAGCTTGGTCTTGCGATGGGCCTCGCCGGCCTCGAGGGCCGCGACAAGGTGACGATCCTGTCGTCGAAGAAGATCGCCGATTTCGGCGCCTGGGCCGAGCAGCTCATCGCCGAATCGACCGGCAAGGAAGGCAAGGGCCTGATTCCGATCGACGGCGAGCCGCTGGGCGATCCCTCGACTTACGGCAACGACCGCTTCTTCATCGACATCCGCACCGAAGGCGAGGCGGATGCCGACCATGACGCGAAGCTCACCGCGCTCGAACAGGCCGGCCATCCGGTCGTGCGCATCGTGATGAAGTCGATCGACCATCTCGGCCAGGAGTTCTTCCGCTTCGAGATGGCGACGGCGGTAGCCGGCAGCATCCTCGGCATCAACCCGTTCGACCAGCCGGACGTGGAAGCGGCCAAGAGCAAGACACGGGAGCTCACCGCAGCGTTCGAGAAGACCGGCGCGTTGCCGGCTGAAGAGCCAGTCGTCCGCACCGACGAGGCCGATCTCTACACCGACGAGGCCAACGCCGCAGCGCTGCGCGCCGCCGGCGCGAACGGCGACCTCACCTCCTGGCTGAAGGCACATCTTTCCCGCTCCAACCATGGCGACTATGTCGCCCTGCTCGGCTACATCGCGCGCGACAAGGCCACCATCGACGCGCTCCAGGCGATGCGGCTGGAAGTGCGCGAGAAGCGCCATGTCGCGACCTGCGCCGAGTTCGGCCCGCGCTTCCTGCACTCGACCGGCCAGGCCTACAAGGGCGGGCCCGACAGCGGCGTGTTCCTCCAGATCACGGCAGACGATGCCAAGGACCTGGCCGTGCCGGGCCAGAAGGCGAGCTTCGGCGTGATCAAGGCGGCACAGGCGCGCGGCGACTTCGACGTGCTCACCGAGCGCGGCCGCCGCGCGCTCCGCGTGCACCTCAAGGGCGGGCTCAAGAAGGGGCTCGCGGCGCTCAACGCCGCGCTGTCGGACGCGCTCAACTAG
- a CDS encoding HAD family hydrolase, with protein MIPISLVVSDVDGTLLTKDKTLTDRARAAVQRLHNAGIGFTITSSRPAIGMRFLIEPLSITLPVGPFNGSSIIDTRMNPVEQHLIPRTAAERCLQILREFGADVWVFTADKWLIDNPEGGYVAHEQHTIRADPTVVPDFTPYLASACKIVGASADAAGLEACEKVMQEALGREATAVRSQTYYLDITPPGFNKGTFVQAMAQRLGIATDAVATIGDMQNDLAMFGVSGFSVAMGNAADDVKRQAMHVTATNEQDGFAAAIEVILKRNGIG; from the coding sequence ATGATACCCATCTCACTCGTGGTCTCCGACGTCGACGGGACGCTTCTGACCAAGGACAAGACGCTGACCGACCGCGCCAGGGCCGCGGTGCAGCGGCTGCACAACGCCGGCATCGGCTTTACCATCACTTCGAGCCGCCCCGCGATCGGCATGCGCTTCCTGATCGAGCCGCTCTCGATCACCCTGCCGGTCGGCCCGTTCAACGGCTCTTCGATCATCGATACGCGGATGAACCCGGTCGAGCAGCACCTGATCCCGCGGACCGCGGCCGAGCGCTGCCTGCAGATCCTCCGGGAATTCGGCGCCGACGTCTGGGTCTTCACCGCCGACAAATGGCTGATCGACAATCCCGAGGGCGGCTACGTCGCGCATGAGCAGCACACGATCCGTGCCGACCCCACCGTCGTGCCGGACTTCACGCCGTACCTCGCCAGCGCCTGCAAGATCGTCGGCGCAAGCGCCGATGCGGCGGGGCTGGAGGCCTGCGAGAAGGTGATGCAGGAGGCGCTCGGCAGAGAGGCGACTGCGGTGCGTTCGCAGACCTATTATCTCGACATCACCCCGCCCGGCTTCAACAAGGGCACCTTCGTGCAGGCGATGGCGCAGCGCCTCGGGATTGCGACCGATGCGGTCGCCACCATCGGCGACATGCAGAACGATCTCGCGATGTTCGGCGTCAGCGGCTTCTCGGTCGCCATGGGCAATGCCGCCGACGACGTCAAGCGGCAGGCGATGCACGTGACCGCCACCAATGAGCAGGACGGCTTTGCCGCGGCGATTGAGGTGATCTTGAAGCGGAACGGTATAGGCTGA
- a CDS encoding YeaH/YhbH family protein, producing MHIIDRRLNPGGKSLENRQRFLRRAKSLVQGAVKKTSQERDIKDVLEGGEVTIPLDGMHEPRFRREGGTRDMVLPGNKKFIEGDYLPRSGQGSAKDSGPGEGDSEDAFRFVLSRDEFVDLFLDDLELPDLAKRKIAETESEGIQRAGYTTSGSPANISVSRTVQLALARRIALRRPRKSEMDELEAEIDACTDEDRRAELVARLEKLKAKAKRIPFIDPLDIRYRRFETVPKPVAQAVMFCLMDVSGSMSEHMKDLAKRFYMLLYVFLKRRYKHVEIVFIRHTDRAEEVDEQTFFYGPASGGTLVSSALQAMHEIVRERFNPSDWNIYAAQASDGDNSYSDGELAGMLLTEKILPICQFFAYLEVGESGGSAFDLSDSSLWTLYDRLRNSGAPLSMRKVSERSEIFPVFHDLFQRRESQEKTAP from the coding sequence ATTCACATTATTGACAGGCGCCTGAATCCAGGCGGCAAGAGTCTTGAGAACCGTCAGCGGTTCTTGCGTCGGGCCAAGTCCCTGGTGCAGGGCGCCGTCAAGAAGACCTCGCAGGAACGAGACATTAAGGACGTCCTGGAGGGTGGTGAGGTCACGATCCCGCTCGACGGCATGCACGAACCGCGCTTCCGCCGCGAAGGCGGCACGCGCGACATGGTGCTGCCCGGCAACAAGAAGTTCATCGAGGGCGACTATCTGCCCCGATCCGGCCAGGGCAGCGCCAAGGATTCAGGTCCCGGCGAAGGCGACAGCGAGGACGCCTTCCGCTTCGTGCTGAGCCGCGACGAGTTCGTCGATCTCTTCCTCGACGATCTCGAACTCCCTGATCTCGCCAAGCGCAAGATCGCTGAGACCGAGAGCGAAGGCATCCAGCGCGCCGGCTACACCACGTCGGGATCGCCCGCCAACATCTCCGTGAGCCGGACGGTGCAGCTTGCGCTCGCCCGCCGCATCGCGCTCCGCCGTCCGCGCAAGAGCGAGATGGATGAGCTGGAAGCCGAGATCGACGCATGTACCGATGAGGACAGGCGGGCCGAGCTCGTCGCCCGGCTCGAGAAGCTCAAGGCGAAAGCCAAGCGCATTCCCTTCATCGATCCGCTCGACATCCGCTACCGGCGCTTCGAGACGGTACCGAAACCGGTCGCGCAGGCGGTGATGTTCTGCCTGATGGACGTCTCCGGCTCGATGTCCGAGCACATGAAGGACCTCGCCAAGCGCTTCTACATGCTGCTCTACGTCTTCCTGAAACGCCGCTACAAGCATGTCGAGATCGTCTTCATCCGCCACACCGATCGCGCCGAGGAGGTCGACGAGCAGACCTTCTTCTACGGACCGGCCTCGGGCGGCACGCTGGTCTCGAGCGCGCTCCAGGCCATGCACGAAATCGTGCGCGAGCGCTTCAATCCGTCGGACTGGAACATCTACGCGGCGCAGGCATCGGACGGCGACAACTCCTATTCCGACGGCGAACTCGCCGGCATGCTGCTGACCGAGAAGATCCTGCCGATCTGCCAGTTCTTTGCCTATCTCGAAGTCGGCGAGTCCGGCGGCAGTGCCTTCGATCTATCCGACTCCTCGCTCTGGACGCTCTACGACCGCCTGCGCAACAGCGGCGCGCCGCTGTCGATGCGCAAGGTCAGCGAGCGCAGCGAGATTTTTCCGGTGTTCCACGACCTGTTCCAGCGCCGCGAAAGCCAGGAGAAGACCGCTCCATGA
- the pgl gene encoding 6-phosphogluconolactonase — MAAAGRPKLIVETDAEALAHAAAERVMARIAANSGRVAICLTGGSSPKQLYELLGGDAYRGRIPWERVHWFIGDERFVPESDPLNNMAVARSIFLDRSAPPGHIHPIPTATENPGRSAEAYQRELQAFYGADRLDPSRPLFDMVLMGAGPDGHTASLFPGYPAVEETARWVVGVPKANVAPFVPRVSLTLPALASCREMLFEIAGHDKQAILTRLCNGENLPALRARSDGETVWLVDRAALPEGIRGGR, encoded by the coding sequence ATGGCTGCCGCCGGCCGGCCGAAATTGATCGTCGAGACCGACGCTGAAGCGCTGGCGCACGCCGCAGCCGAGCGGGTGATGGCGCGGATCGCGGCCAACTCCGGGCGCGTCGCGATCTGCCTCACCGGCGGATCGAGCCCGAAGCAACTTTATGAACTGCTCGGGGGCGATGCCTATCGCGGCAGAATTCCCTGGGAACGCGTGCACTGGTTCATCGGCGACGAGCGCTTCGTGCCGGAAAGCGATCCCCTCAACAACATGGCGGTCGCACGCTCGATCTTCCTCGATCGCAGCGCACCGCCCGGCCACATCCACCCGATCCCGACCGCGACCGAAAATCCCGGTCGCAGCGCCGAGGCCTATCAGCGCGAGCTGCAGGCCTTCTACGGCGCGGATCGGCTCGATCCATCGCGCCCGCTGTTCGACATGGTCCTGATGGGCGCGGGACCGGACGGCCACACCGCCTCGCTGTTTCCCGGCTATCCCGCGGTCGAGGAGACCGCGCGCTGGGTTGTCGGCGTGCCCAAGGCCAATGTCGCGCCTTTCGTGCCGCGGGTCTCGCTTACCCTGCCGGCTTTGGCCTCATGCCGCGAAATGCTGTTCGAGATCGCCGGGCACGACAAGCAGGCGATCTTGACGCGCCTCTGCAATGGCGAGAATTTGCCCGCGTTGCGCGCGCGCTCGGATGGTGAGACCGTCTGGCTGGTCGACCGGGCCGCGCTTCCGGAGGGAATTCGTGGCGGGCGTTGA
- a CDS encoding gluconokinase, with protein MAGVEAPCALIVMGVSGSGKSTVAKALGERLGWRFEDGDSFHPASNVEKMRAGHPLTDEDRWPWLNAIADEIARVCKAGEHVIIACSALKHAYRDVLLRGRDDVRFVFLKGTQELIADRLAHRKGHFMPPELLTSQFRTLEPPEATEHVITVSIDETVEAIVDGVMRQLKFGGAKPKAKKPRAMS; from the coding sequence GTGGCGGGCGTTGAAGCACCTTGCGCATTGATCGTGATGGGCGTGTCGGGCTCGGGCAAGAGTACGGTTGCGAAAGCGCTCGGCGAGCGGCTCGGCTGGCGTTTCGAGGACGGTGACAGCTTTCACCCCGCCAGCAATGTCGAGAAGATGAGGGCGGGCCACCCGCTCACCGACGAAGATCGTTGGCCCTGGCTCAACGCCATCGCCGACGAGATCGCGCGGGTCTGCAAGGCCGGCGAACACGTCATCATCGCCTGCTCGGCGCTGAAACACGCCTATCGCGACGTGCTGCTGCGGGGTCGCGACGACGTCCGCTTCGTCTTCCTCAAGGGCACGCAGGAGCTGATCGCCGACCGGCTCGCCCATCGCAAGGGCCATTTCATGCCGCCGGAGCTATTGACCAGCCAGTTCAGGACACTGGAGCCGCCGGAGGCGACCGAACATGTGATCACGGTCTCGATCGACGAGACCGTCGAGGCGATCGTGGACGGCGTCATGCGGCAATTGAAATTCGGCGGCGCGAAACCCAAGGCCAAGAAACCCAGGGCCATGTCATGA
- the zwf gene encoding glucose-6-phosphate dehydrogenase: MTKDPQPKRKPENCAFVIFGVTGDLTHRLVMPSLYNLAAENLLPEKFCVVGVARRGMSNDELRDSLMKGLRQFATRPVDDVVARQLLQCVSFVEADAKDPPSFDRLREHLDALECSRGTGGNRLFYLATPPAAFAPTARELGRTGLMKENGAWRRLVIEKPFGTDLASARALNAELLKIMDEHQIYRIDHYLGKETVQNIMVLRFANGMFEPIWNRNHIDHVQITVEEKLGVGHRGGFYDATGALRDMVPNHLFQLMSLVAMEPPSRFDAHAVRSEKAEVLTAVQKPSEEEALRSSVRAQYLAGRIGDEDIPDYRKTEDVKPGSTTETYVALKLMIDNWRWAGVPFYLRTGKALAHKRTEVAIKFKQAPLAMFTGTAVDRLSQNFLTIGIAPTESIELQFNAKIPGPSVTIDGVEMKFCYGDYFKADPSTGYETLIYDCMIGDNILFQRADGVEAGWQAVQPFLDAWKNAGPNGIETYRAGSDGPTCADELLRRDGRSWRKFS, encoded by the coding sequence GTGACAAAAGACCCGCAGCCAAAGCGCAAGCCGGAAAATTGCGCCTTCGTCATCTTCGGCGTCACCGGCGACCTCACCCATCGGCTGGTGATGCCGTCGCTGTACAATCTCGCTGCCGAGAACCTGTTGCCGGAAAAATTCTGCGTCGTCGGCGTGGCGCGCAGGGGCATGTCGAATGACGAGCTGCGCGACAGCCTGATGAAGGGCCTGCGCCAGTTCGCGACGCGCCCGGTAGACGACGTCGTCGCCCGGCAGCTCCTGCAATGCGTCAGCTTCGTCGAGGCCGATGCGAAGGATCCCCCATCCTTCGATCGCTTGCGCGAACACCTCGATGCGCTCGAATGCTCGCGCGGCACCGGAGGCAACCGGCTGTTCTATCTGGCGACGCCGCCGGCGGCGTTCGCGCCGACCGCGCGCGAGCTCGGCCGCACCGGATTGATGAAGGAGAACGGCGCCTGGCGCCGGCTCGTGATCGAAAAGCCGTTCGGCACCGATCTCGCCTCGGCGCGCGCCTTGAACGCCGAGCTCCTGAAGATCATGGACGAGCACCAGATCTACCGGATCGATCACTATCTCGGCAAGGAGACGGTGCAGAACATCATGGTACTGCGCTTTGCCAACGGCATGTTCGAGCCGATCTGGAATCGCAACCATATCGACCACGTCCAGATCACGGTCGAGGAAAAGCTCGGCGTCGGCCATCGCGGCGGCTTCTACGACGCCACCGGTGCACTGCGTGACATGGTGCCGAACCATCTGTTCCAGCTCATGTCGCTGGTCGCGATGGAGCCGCCCTCCCGTTTCGACGCGCATGCCGTGCGCTCCGAAAAGGCCGAGGTGCTGACCGCGGTCCAGAAGCCGAGCGAGGAAGAGGCGCTGAGAAGCTCGGTTCGCGCGCAATATCTGGCGGGACGGATCGGCGACGAGGACATTCCGGACTATCGCAAGACCGAGGACGTCAAGCCCGGCAGCACCACCGAGACCTATGTCGCGCTCAAGCTGATGATCGACAATTGGCGCTGGGCCGGCGTGCCGTTCTATTTGCGCACCGGCAAGGCGCTGGCCCACAAGCGCACCGAGGTCGCGATCAAGTTCAAGCAGGCGCCGCTGGCGATGTTCACCGGCACCGCGGTGGACCGCCTCTCACAGAATTTCCTCACCATCGGCATCGCACCGACCGAGAGCATCGAGCTGCAATTCAACGCCAAGATTCCCGGACCGAGCGTGACGATCGACGGCGTCGAGATGAAATTTTGCTACGGCGACTATTTCAAGGCCGATCCCAGCACCGGCTATGAGACGCTGATCTACGACTGCATGATCGGCGACAACATCCTGTTCCAGCGCGCCGACGGCGTCGAGGCAGGATGGCAGGCGGTGCAGCCGTTCCTCGATGCCTGGAAAAACGCGGGTCCAAACGGCATCGAGACCTATCGCGCCGGCAGTGACGGCCCGACCTGCGCCGACGAGCTGCTCCGGCGCGACGGGCGAAGCTGGCGGAAGTTTTCGTGA
- the gnd gene encoding phosphogluconate dehydrogenase (NAD(+)-dependent, decarboxylating), whose protein sequence is MQLGMIGLGRMGGNIVRRLMRNGHTTVVYDKDAKAVAGLAADGAQGSSTLQEFVAKLERPRTAWVMLPAGHITEETIDTIANVMQAGDVIIDGGNTFWQDDVRRGKALKTRGIHYVDVGTSGGVWGLDRGYCMMIGGDKAVVDRLDPIFAALAPGAGDIPRTPGREGRDPRVEQGYIHAGPVGAGHFVKMIHNGIEYGLMQAYAEGFDILKNANIEALPEDHRFDFDLADVAEVWRRGSVIPSWLLDLTSTALADSPALSDYSGFVEDSGEGRWTVNAAIDEAVPAEVLTAALYARFRSRKEHTFAEKILSAMRAGFGGHKEPKRPGAPKPK, encoded by the coding sequence ATGCAACTCGGCATGATCGGCCTCGGCCGGATGGGCGGCAACATCGTTCGCCGCCTAATGCGCAACGGCCACACGACCGTCGTTTATGACAAGGACGCCAAGGCCGTCGCCGGCCTTGCCGCAGACGGAGCGCAAGGCTCCTCCACACTGCAAGAGTTCGTCGCGAAACTCGAGCGGCCGCGCACGGCCTGGGTGATGCTGCCGGCCGGCCACATCACTGAAGAAACGATCGACACGATCGCAAACGTGATGCAGGCCGGCGACGTCATCATCGACGGCGGCAACACGTTCTGGCAGGACGATGTCCGCCGCGGCAAGGCGCTGAAAACGCGCGGCATCCATTATGTCGACGTCGGCACCTCGGGCGGCGTCTGGGGGCTGGATCGCGGCTATTGCATGATGATCGGTGGCGACAAAGCCGTCGTCGACCGGCTCGATCCGATCTTCGCCGCGCTGGCGCCCGGCGCCGGCGACATTCCGCGCACGCCGGGACGCGAAGGCCGCGATCCCCGTGTCGAGCAGGGCTACATCCACGCCGGTCCGGTCGGCGCCGGCCACTTCGTCAAGATGATCCATAACGGTATCGAATACGGCCTGATGCAGGCCTATGCCGAAGGCTTCGACATCCTCAAGAACGCCAACATCGAGGCGCTGCCCGAGGATCACCGTTTCGACTTCGATCTCGCCGATGTCGCCGAGGTCTGGCGGCGCGGCAGCGTGATCCCGTCCTGGCTGCTCGATCTCACCTCGACGGCGCTCGCGGACAGCCCGGCGCTGTCGGACTATTCGGGTTTCGTGGAAGACTCCGGTGAGGGCCGCTGGACCGTGAATGCGGCGATCGACGAGGCGGTGCCGGCTGAAGTCCTCACCGCAGCCCTCTACGCCCGTTTCCGTTCCCGCAAGGAACACACCTTTGCCGAAAAAATTCTCTCCGCGATGCGCGCGGGTTTCGGCGGCCACAAGGAGCCGAAACGGCCGGGCGCGCCCAAGCCCAAATAG
- a CDS encoding PrkA family serine protein kinase — protein sequence MYNDSLFNAFARSFEARSQHDMSMAEYLESCRSDPMKYANAAERLLAAIGEPQTIDTAKDPRLGRIFLNRTIRTYPAFAGFYGMEETIERIVGFFRHAAQGLEERKQILYLLGPVGGGKSSLAERLKSLMEVHPIYVLKAGDELSPVFESPLSLFDPDNLGPMLEEKYGIPRRRLTGLMSPWCYKRLEAFGGDISQFRVAKIQPSRLRQIAVSKTEPGDENNQDISSLVGKVDIRKLETYAQNDPDAYSYSGGLNRANQGILEFVEMFKAPIKMLHPLLTATQEGNYIGTENIGAIPFSGIILAHSNEAEWASFKANKNNEAFIDRICVIKVPYVLRVTEEQKIYEKLIQGSELASAPCAPSTLETMARFSVMSRLRRHENSTLFGKMRVYDGESLKESDPKARSVQEYRDAAGVDEGMDGVSTRFAFKILAATFNHDPQEVAADAVHLMYALEQAIRREQLPEETEKRYLEFIKAELAPRYAEFIGNEIQKAYLESYTDYGQNLFDRYVDYADAWIEDQDFKDPDTGQLLDRELLNQELTKIEKPAGIANPKDFRNEVVKFSLRARAQNSGKNPTWTSYEKIRDVIEKRIFSQVEDLLPVISFGSKKDGETEKKHGEFVARMVERGYTERQVRRLVEWYMRVKQAG from the coding sequence ATGTACAACGATTCTCTATTCAACGCTTTCGCTCGGTCGTTCGAGGCGAGAAGCCAGCACGACATGTCGATGGCGGAATATCTGGAATCGTGTCGAAGCGATCCCATGAAGTACGCGAATGCGGCCGAACGACTACTAGCTGCGATCGGTGAACCCCAGACGATTGACACGGCCAAGGACCCACGCCTTGGCCGTATCTTTTTGAATCGTACGATACGCACCTATCCGGCCTTCGCCGGCTTCTACGGCATGGAAGAAACGATCGAGCGCATCGTTGGTTTCTTCCGCCATGCCGCCCAGGGACTCGAGGAGCGCAAGCAGATCCTCTATCTGCTCGGCCCGGTCGGCGGCGGCAAATCTTCGCTCGCCGAGCGGCTCAAGTCGCTGATGGAGGTGCATCCGATCTACGTGCTCAAGGCCGGCGATGAGTTGAGCCCGGTGTTCGAAAGCCCGCTCAGCCTGTTCGATCCCGACAATCTCGGGCCGATGCTGGAAGAGAAGTACGGCATTCCGCGCCGGCGCCTCACCGGCCTGATGAGCCCGTGGTGCTACAAGCGGCTCGAGGCCTTCGGCGGCGACATCTCGCAGTTCCGCGTCGCCAAGATCCAGCCGTCGCGGCTGCGCCAGATCGCGGTCTCCAAGACCGAGCCTGGCGACGAGAACAACCAAGACATCTCCTCGCTGGTCGGCAAGGTCGACATCCGCAAGCTCGAGACCTACGCACAGAACGATCCCGACGCCTACAGCTATTCCGGCGGCCTCAACCGCGCCAACCAGGGCATCCTCGAATTCGTCGAGATGTTCAAGGCGCCGATCAAGATGCTGCATCCGCTGCTCACCGCGACGCAGGAAGGCAACTACATAGGCACCGAGAATATCGGAGCGATCCCGTTCAGCGGCATCATCCTGGCGCACTCGAACGAGGCCGAGTGGGCGAGCTTCAAGGCTAACAAGAACAACGAGGCCTTCATCGACCGCATCTGCGTGATCAAGGTGCCGTACGTGCTGCGGGTCACCGAAGAGCAGAAGATCTACGAGAAGCTGATCCAGGGCTCCGAGCTGGCGTCGGCTCCGTGCGCGCCGTCGACGCTGGAGACGATGGCGCGGTTCTCGGTGATGTCGCGCCTGCGCCGGCACGAGAACTCCACCCTGTTCGGCAAGATGCGGGTCTATGATGGCGAAAGCCTGAAGGAGTCCGATCCGAAGGCGCGCAGCGTCCAGGAATATCGCGATGCCGCCGGCGTCGACGAGGGCATGGACGGTGTCTCCACCCGCTTCGCCTTCAAGATTCTGGCCGCGACCTTCAACCACGATCCGCAGGAAGTCGCCGCCGACGCCGTTCATCTGATGTACGCGCTCGAACAAGCAATTCGCCGCGAACAGCTCCCGGAGGAGACCGAGAAGCGTTACCTCGAGTTCATCAAGGCGGAACTCGCGCCGCGCTACGCCGAATTCATCGGCAACGAGATCCAGAAGGCCTATCTGGAATCCTATACCGACTACGGCCAGAACTTGTTCGACCGTTACGTCGACTATGCAGATGCGTGGATCGAGGATCAGGACTTCAAGGATCCCGACACCGGCCAGCTACTCGATCGCGAACTGTTGAACCAGGAATTGACCAAGATCGAGAAACCGGCCGGCATCGCCAATCCGAAGGATTTCCGGAACGAGGTGGTCAAGTTCTCGTTACGAGCAAGGGCCCAGAACAGCGGCAAGAATCCGACCTGGACCTCCTACGAGAAGATTCGCGACGTGATCGAAAAGCGGATATTCTCGCAGGTCGAGGACCTGCTTCCGGTCATCTCGTTCGGATCGAAGAAGGACGGCGAGACGGAGAAGAAGCACGGCGAATTCGTCGCACGCATGGTGGAGCGCGGCTACACCGAGCGTCAGGTTCGCCGCCTGGTCGAATGGTACATGCGCGTGAAGCAAGCCGGTTGA